The nucleotide sequence TGCTCAAAGACTTTTAATGTGAGCGTTTTTCCCGTTCCCGCTGGCCCGCTGAAAATCCCACATTTTTTCTGCTCATCTGCAATATACAATAAGCGTGCTAACGCCTCTTCGTGGATTTCACTTTCGAAGAAGTATTCCAGATCCAGCCGTTGATTGAAGGGAGCCTGTGTCAAATTCCAGAAATCGCAATACATGATTCTTTTTTGACCTGTTTGAATTTTGAGTTCGAACCTGCGTGTTCTGAATCTCTGCTACTTGCAGAACATGCCGGAAGAGAGATACCATCCATACTTGAAGTGCGTGATGAGTCAGAAACCTCATTGGGATGCCCTGAACTCAAAACTCTTCTTATTGATAAAATCGGTCATTCGATGCTATCGGCATGACCGAACCCCGTCTGAGTTGTCTGATTTTTCTCAACTTGCGTAATTTAAAGAGTTTAAAGTTTTTCTGAGTAGTCGATTCCGAGAACATTTATGCCACATCGTTTTTTTTATGACGGGTCGTTTGACGTGGATCAGCTCCTGCTGGATGGCAGCGAGGCTCATCATCTGTTGCATGTCCTGCGGATGCAGGCGGGGGATACCGTTCTCGTATTTAATGGAACCGGGGCGGAAGCAGAAGGCGTCATCAGCAAAACATCCCGGAAAACAGTCGAAGTACAAGTGACAGCAAGACATGCAGCTCAGGCTAAATCGCAGACTCCCTTAATATTGGCAACAGCCGTTCCCAAGGGGGACCGCTTCCGCTGGCTTGTTGAGAAAGCAGCGGAACTGGGTGTGACAAAACTGGTTCCTCTCCTGACCAGACGCAGTAGTGTCGATCCAGGTCAGAATCGATTGAAAAAATTACAACAGACAATCGTTTCTGCAGCCAAGCAATCCGGTCAGATTCAGCTCATGGAGCTGACTGAAGTGCAGAATTGGGACGAGTTCCTGTCAGAGATAAGTCAGACGGAGAGCCGCCTGCTGATAGCAGACCCGGCTGGCAGCGGGGTTGATTTCTTTCGATCAGGTGAAAAGCGAGAGTCACCGGTGGTCATCCTGATTGGTCCGGAGGGAGGCTTTACGCCAGACGAACTCCAGTCTGCGCTGGAAAAGGGAGCAAAATCTGTCAGGCTGAGTGAAGGGATCTTGCGCATCGAGACGGCGGCTATTTTGTTTGCCGGTCTGATTCGTTTGACGGAACCCAGTGCCGACGCATGACAGAGTCGCCTCTGGTTTTAGTCACAACTATTTAAACAGATAGCCCGAACGCATAAAAAGGGCAAAACTGTAAATGACCACTCCGGCGACTATCAGCGAACCGAAATTCAGCAGATTGCGCCCCGTTGACATTTTTTTCCGTGCTACGATCTGGGCAATCACTGTTACTACTGCGACCAGGGTAAACTTAAAGTAAACCATGCCTTTGATGCCCCAGCCTGCGATAAAATAATTCGCCAGCTGATTCGATTCCCGGAAATTACCAGTAACCAGCAGCAGGTAAGTCATGAAGACATCCAGCGCATTGACCAGAATAAAGATGCAGGTTTCGCGTTCCAGAGGTAATTGATGATTCCAGAACGAGCGCCTTTCTTTTTTCTCCTGTGGATCTGTTTCAGTTTCATCCATGACGGTATCTCGTTTGATCAATGGCGGGACAGGGAATCGTTTGAATTCAGATCAGTTTTCGCAATTGTTTCAAATATCCCGGAATCGTTTCTTTTGGTTCTTCTTTGGCTTCATATTCCAGAACAATAAAGTTTTTATAATGAGCGTCTTTCAGGATCTTTACAATGCGCGGGATATCTGCGGGAACCTCATTTCCACGGCCTCCCATTTCCACTTTGATCTGGGCATTGATTGCCAGGGGCGCGATTTTTTCCAGGTCCTGGTAGGGGTGCTCTGTGCGGAAGTTGCCACTGTCAAAATTGATCCCGAAATTCGGGGCTTTGTCGATGCCATCAATGATCCGCATCATCTGCTCGGGAGTCGAAGTGATTCCCCCATGGTTTTCCAATGCCAGACTGACCCCTTTTTTCTCAGCATACTTCAGTGATTCATTGATGCCTGCCTGGCACATGCGAATTGCTTCGGCTTCATTCCCCCCTTTGGGGACCCTACCGGCGAAAATTCGAATCACGGGAGCGCCCAGAATCGCAGAATAATCAATCCATTTCCGGGTCATTTCCAGCTGTTCATCACGGGCGGTTCCTTTGGGTAGACAGAAATCGTTTCCGATAGCTGTCCCGGATACAGCCAGTCCCAGGGAACCTGCCAGATCGCGTGTTTCTTTCAGGTAATCTTCGCTGACGGGATTAGGAAAATAGTAGCTGGTCAGTTCGCAGCCATCCAGTTTCTGTTCGCCACAGTAACGGACGAAGTCCTGAATGGTCATGGTGGCCGGGGTTTTTCTCTCACGGGTCTTCGGCCAGCTCTGTTGCATGTAACGGTGGAAAGAATAGGCGGCCAGACTCAGTTTGAGGTGCTCAGGCGTCTCTTTTTTCTGAACTCCTGCTGCAAAAGAGGTGTCTGAAATCAGAGAACCTGCTGTCAAGGCAGCAAACCCCCAGGCTGAAGATGACTTCAGGAAATCACGTCTGCTGGTTTCGCCGTTAAAGGGGGAATCGGAATGGACTGCCATTATGTTTACTCCAGAGTTGAGTACCGTTAAGTCAGGTAAATTTTCGAAAAGCGGTTCCAGGGGAAAGTTCTTGTGTATTTTGACAAATCACTGAGCGTAAAGAAACCCTCGGTATCAAAAACAGACAGAATTGCAAAGTTTCTGCGGATGGCTAAACTTACTCTATTACTGTAGATATCACTGACAGGATTACTGTCTGTTTGTTACGATGTCGGGTTGGGCTGTCCTGGCCCATTTCGA is from Gimesia maris and encodes:
- a CDS encoding RsmE family RNA methyltransferase; this encodes MPHRFFYDGSFDVDQLLLDGSEAHHLLHVLRMQAGDTVLVFNGTGAEAEGVISKTSRKTVEVQVTARHAAQAKSQTPLILATAVPKGDRFRWLVEKAAELGVTKLVPLLTRRSSVDPGQNRLKKLQQTIVSAAKQSGQIQLMELTEVQNWDEFLSEISQTESRLLIADPAGSGVDFFRSGEKRESPVVILIGPEGGFTPDELQSALEKGAKSVRLSEGILRIETAAILFAGLIRLTEPSADA
- a CDS encoding DUF5658 family protein — encoded protein: MDETETDPQEKKERRSFWNHQLPLERETCIFILVNALDVFMTYLLLVTGNFRESNQLANYFIAGWGIKGMVYFKFTLVAVVTVIAQIVARKKMSTGRNLLNFGSLIVAGVVIYSFALFMRSGYLFK
- a CDS encoding sugar phosphate isomerase/epimerase family protein — its product is MAVHSDSPFNGETSRRDFLKSSSAWGFAALTAGSLISDTSFAAGVQKKETPEHLKLSLAAYSFHRYMQQSWPKTRERKTPATMTIQDFVRYCGEQKLDGCELTSYYFPNPVSEDYLKETRDLAGSLGLAVSGTAIGNDFCLPKGTARDEQLEMTRKWIDYSAILGAPVIRIFAGRVPKGGNEAEAIRMCQAGINESLKYAEKKGVSLALENHGGITSTPEQMMRIIDGIDKAPNFGINFDSGNFRTEHPYQDLEKIAPLAINAQIKVEMGGRGNEVPADIPRIVKILKDAHYKNFIVLEYEAKEEPKETIPGYLKQLRKLI